The window AATAGTAAACATTAATGTTGTGTTGatggaacttttttttttaataaactatcGGTTTGTTTGGTTtagtaattataatttatatatctCTATATTAGTGTGCTGTATTGTATTGCTAGTAGGataataggataaataagtaaataaactaataaataagtaacgatttatttaataattgatAAAACCGAGGATCAAACCGAATCGAAATATTCGGTTTGGTTCAGTTTTGTTAGTTTTGTTAATATTATTCGGTTAGGTTCGGTTTTTAAGGCAGTATTTGGTTACTTCGGTTCGATTTGATTTCAGACCGAACCTACCGTTGAACATCCCTACCTTTAACTATGATTTTgagatttacttattattattataaaaaaatcagcagcttaaaaaaaaaatcagcacaataaaaaaaatggagttGAATTGTTATGTacaattcatgataaatatacaATAACCCATCAAACTTACTATAACTCAACTCATCTAACCCACTTAAAAAATTCATACAACCCATCATAACCCACTATAACCCaactcatttaaaaaaaaaagttccttACGTGGATTggattaaaattatactataactcATCCAACCCAAGTTTGAACACCTCTAGTTTCAGACTCTCCTCCTCAAACTCATTCTGAACCAACACAGAGATAATTATaatctatatcaaatagtcacagttttcTGATTTCAGgatagaataagaattcaattgataattttttatttagtttagaaacctaattgatgattttgataatttgaaTATATCCAAGattgatatttaaaaatatacaaggtaaagaaaaaaaaaattggtggtTTCATTTGCAAACAGATCCCCAAAGTTTATACCTGTACAaatgagtaaaaaaaaaaacatgtacaAATAAGGATTTATGGTAATTtttttaggcctaatacacaaataaccccctgaacttgttcaaatgttgcaactgccccctccaactttcaattataacaacttaccccttaaacttgtccaattgtaaaacataacctcaaattgggatttttttaccccgtacttgaagcaaccgtaaaaacgtttctcttaattcgtatcacgccaaatatctgattatcacactccacgagcgttgtagcttttgtatttcacgtgtttcttcaatggcagtccatgtcagcaatttgggagtatgttttataattggacaagtttgagagctatattttataattggacaagtttgaagggtaagttgttacaattgaaagttcagAGGGACAGTTGtaacatttgaacaagttcagacggttatttatgtattaggtCATTTTTTTATTCAGCAGTCCACATGGATCATGATGACCATGATCATTCACTAAAGATGTTTTGAATCACTATTATAAGATTTTAATAAATCTAGTTCTAACGGTGTTCACCGTGATCATCAGGATCCatttgtgcatttttttttttttttgttttttggtaattttttttatgtttgtcAAATAACATCCGAATCCAAaccataaaaaacaaaaaacagaaCTTAATATTAATCATTCCCCTTTTGTTTTTATATGGAATCCTAATGATTACTAATTATTTCTTTCTACTCCGTTTCTAGTTTGTCTTTCTTCCATTTCACACCGGActagaaaaaacataaaattaatggTCCTTTCATCATCATAAATCCCACTATCTATCTCCTTCCTTcaatttcaattcaattcaattcaatataGTATTTGAAAGAGAAAGAGCTGTAAAATAGGCATTATCTTTCTTATCTGaccctttttcttttccttgggGCAATCAAACTGTTTACCTCTTCCTAGAAAAGTTGTAGCTTCAAGAACGAACCACTGTCTTCTTACTCTTTTACCATGTCTTAAATGCAAGATCAGCCTTCCATTAAGAACCACTGTCTTAATCTTTGACCATTTGGCAGCCTACCACACTTCCACCATTAACCCCCACTAACCGAGATAGAAAGGGTTTCTTTTTTTGTGCGCCTATTTAATTAAAGTTTGGAGCTTTATGTATGTTATAGGTGTGAGCCTTTCTGGGTTTGTGTTAATTTCTATTGGGCTTGcccctttctttcttttccctCTTCTTTAGCTGTGTGAGAGAATGAGTTATTTGGGTGTTGGGATTAGTCCTGGAAATGTTCCTGTTTATCATGGTTCTGATTTGAAAGTGATTGACAGAAGGGTTAGGCTTGCAGAGTTGATCTTAAGGTGTTTGATTTGTGGTTTGGGAGTTGCTTCTGCTGTTCTTATTGCTACAGATACTCAAGTTAGAGAAATCTTCTCCATTCAAAAGGAAGCTAGATACACTGATATGAAAGCTCTTgtgtaagatttttttttttttttttttttttttttttatctcatctAACTTCAAATTGTTGGTTTTAACATCCTAATAATGATTAATATGCTTATGCTCTTGCTGAaattgttcattttatttttgggtGTGGGTTCAGTTTTATGGTTGTAGCAAATGGGATAGCTGCTGCCTATTCTTTGCTGCAAGTGGTGCGTTGTATTGTGTGCATGATTAGAGGAAGTGTGCTCTTTAGCAAGCCCTTAGCTTGGGTTATTTTCTCCGGAGATCAGGTCTGTTTTTGAACTCTTCTTTCTTTGGTTCCTGCCATATTTAATGTGTTATAATAGAATCCTTGTTGATTATGTGCCTTTCATCCCTATAAGTTCTGTATATACAAAGGAGGGGCAGGAACTAGAACTTTAGACTTCTCATGAATTGTTTTGTTCTAAAAACTGAATGATAAAAGATGAATTTAGCTGATTGCTTGCCTCTCTTTGGGTATCAATTTGTTCTGATGAATTGATATcaatttgttcattcaatttgattattttggTCATATCAGTCCAAAAGTATACATTAATTAAGAATTGACATGTGCAGTCTATATTTTTACACAtgtcattttttaattaatgttatTAGAAATGTCAAGTTTTTGgtttaaagaaaaataattgagTTGTCAGCTTATGAGGATAAGGATGAGATTAACCCTTTGCTGAATTatgggggtaaattacacactCTGCCTCTTAACTTTGGCCTTACTTTCTTTATAGCCGGAGTCTTTTGAACTTTATCATTTACTAACCTAAAAGTctcttaatttaattcttgaatttttcgGTTTTGAGATCATGTAGCTGTTCTTGAATTTTTCGGTTTTGAGATGTAGTTGTTCTTGAATTTTTcggttttgagatcatttagttGTTTGGTTAGGGAAGAAGAAATGATTCTTTAGAAAGATAGTTATGAAAATAGCGATTTTAAAAAATCGAAAACATGATTCCATTAATAGCTGACACCCCCACACGCGAATGCCTACTGGGCTTAAAGGGTGCACAACACAGATCCAAATTATCATGTCCCccaaataactcaacaaatggAGCTGCCAGGAATCGAATCCTGGGCCACTTAGTCACaccggctctgataccatgtcatggaatcgtttgaactaaaagctcgagctaatAGTTagaggtccacttcatattaatagctgacacacccccacaTGCGAATGCCCACTGGACttgaagcgtgcacaacacagatccaaattaccatgtcctgcaaatAACTAAACAAATGAGGCTGCCAGGAATCAAACCATGGACCATTTGGTcacactggctctgataccatgtcatggaaccgtttgaactaaaagctcgagctaatATAGTTAGaagtccacttcatattaatagctgacaattatatatgttataaatgaCACAAAAATGATAATCATGTTAAGTGATTTGTTTATGTTAAATCGTGTTGTTTAGAAATTGAAAGTTCtaattttgaggttgttataAACAGATTTCTATGCTAAGTGCAAAGGTAAAAGTTCAATTTTATGTCCGGTTTTGAAGTTTATTGAAGTAAGAACAAAGTTATactctttttgtgttttctgATTTGGATGGCATAGTTGGCATCTTTTGAGCTGATATAATTAATGGGGGAAATGCATAATCAATGTTAACGGTACTATCCTAGTCATTGTCAATTTAATCAAAGGCTATAAGTCAAATTCCCTTAATTGCTCTGGTCAGTATCAATTATATAGATAACTACTTACTTATATGCTTATTTATAAGCTGTCAAAATACAAGAAATCTATGCACTGTTCAGAAATcatttttgacaagttcaagcTTAGTTATACTTATTGGTTCAGTTACATTTATTTTGGTAATCAAGTGTTTTAATTAGTtgaacaagtatatatatagatagttcatcaatacACTCTAGCATATCATTATATGTGCTGCTATGTTTACTTTACATATAATTTTGTCGTTTTCACTTAAAATTACTACAGCAGTCAGATATAGACAACATGTAATAATTTCTGCTCATCTCCAAAGTTCTTACTAAAAATTGTGGAGTATATTTTACCAAGTACTAAAGCCTTTCAAAAATatgctttttttgtttttgttattaTTGCAGTACACTATTCTTACCAGCACATGGACCCAAAAAAAACATCATCATAAACTGTTTTCCCCTAATGGACATTTATTATGTGGGTTTGTTCTGCAAAAGAAAAGTCTACTTTTTAAGAGGGATGCATTAATTGTTTTTACAAGTCTCTTTAATTAGAGAAAACACATCAAAATAAGatatgatacgtgtctaatgtCTTTATCACTAGGCAGTTtagacaatttttttaattcacTCTAAAAAGCATCCTTAGGTATGGTGTATTTGAGCAAATTTCAGACTCTCTCTATATGTGGTGAAGAGaatcatataaaattgaaaGCTCATCCCTACAAGTGGTGGCCCAGAAATATCCTTGAATATTAGTAGTTAGGTGGAACATGATTAATGTTCAATATTGCAATCAGTCAATCCAGTTAAGCTGGAAAATGTTTGTTGCACTTGCCCAAATTAATTAAGGAGCAGCCATGCTTGTAGGTACAAGACTTCATTGATATTTATGTTGATCAAATTGGGTTGAACCCACCACTTCCTTTGCTAGCTCTCTCAATTGCATCCTGGATGGATAATATGTAACACCATGGTCCAAttccatgtagatattgtccgtttTGCGCAAAGCCACCTTACTAATATACCTCATTCATTTCCTCTCCATTTCTGATGTAAGATTCAGCTTATTCCTGCCTACATCGTCATCATATAGGGCCGCTTCTTGCTTAGGCCCTCCAACGTGGGGCCAGCCACTTCAGACTGAGTCTAGTAtatgattgtttttttttttttttttttgcatttggGATGTTTCCATAAAATAGATTTTTGGTTTGAAATGCATATATGACAGCCTGGGACTGATATGGGAGCAATAATGCATGAGGATCCCATCCATTTGATACTGCCCATACTTTCCCCACAATCATTCAATGCACTTGATTTTGCGAACTGAGCTGATGAAATCCAGCTTCATCACTTTTGCTTGATCAccaaaatatgatgctataatCTCGTGTTCTACTTTTCTTCATCAACATGCTttttaattttagattttaacTTCAGAAAATTAAAGCATTCTCTGCAAGGAGCGGATTCGATTACAATTCTAACCCTTCAAAGTTCATCAAAATGGAAGTTCCCAAACAAGGCATTAGTCCTCGGTCTCGAACATGAAAGATGAACCATTTTGTACGTATCATAGAATCGACATCTCCGGAGTTTCCATTTACGTGCCTTGATAGAAAAggcaaaattgttaaaagtcCTAAATTGGCTAGCTAGAGATGCAATGTGTCATTTGCAAATGAGAGGCAAATTATACCCTAGGTGCCTTCTGGGTGGAGTTAGACTCGAACTTCCAACATGGCACTAGAGCCATTTAATCTTAATATTAGGCTACTCAATGTTGTTTCTGACGTAGATATCGAGTCTTGCAAACTTCACACTCCACATGTTCAACCTTGGGCGTGAGAGAATTAGATACCGAGTCATTGTGAAGAATCTCACAAGCTTTCCTAATTCCTAGACATGATTTCATTTGACAGGTGATGGCATACCTTGTTGTGTCTGCTGCTGCAGCTGCTGCACAATCAGCAGCATTAGCGAAGTTCGGACAAGACGACCTACAATGGATGAAGATATGCGACATGTACGAGAAATTCTGTAACCAAATAGCGGAGGGGATAGCAGCTGCGTTGCTTGTTAGCATAAGCATGGTGGCTGTATCATGTATCTCAGCTTTCAGCCTCTTCCGATTATACGGGACGAACAAGGGTAA is drawn from Euphorbia lathyris chromosome 9, ddEupLath1.1, whole genome shotgun sequence and contains these coding sequences:
- the LOC136206575 gene encoding CASP-like protein 2B2, producing the protein MSYLGVGISPGNVPVYHGSDLKVIDRRVRLAELILRCLICGLGVASAVLIATDTQVREIFSIQKEARYTDMKALVFMVVANGIAAAYSLLQVVRCIVCMIRGSVLFSKPLAWVIFSGDQVMAYLVVSAAAAAAQSAALAKFGQDDLQWMKICDMYEKFCNQIAEGIAAALLVSISMVAVSCISAFSLFRLYGTNKGKQGASW